Sequence from the Natronomonas marina genome:
TCGTCCGCCGCGAGCGGTTCAGCGGCGGCCCTGCCCGCGACTTTCTGTCGAGTCTGGCGGCCGACGAGCGCATCTTCGCGGCGGACCTGGCGGTCGACCGCGCCCACGTCGTGATGCTCGCAGAGCAGGACATCGTCGACGAGGCGGACGCGGCTGCCATCCTCGAAGCACTCGCCGACGTGGAGGCGGCGGGCCACGGCGAACTCCCGGACGGCGAGGACGTCCACGCCGCCATCGAGACGGCGGTCATCGACCGGGTCGGCGCCCGCGGCGGCCGGATGCACACGGCTCGCTCGCGCAACGACGAGGTGGCGACCTGCATCCGGTACCGCCTGCGGGAGGACGTCCTCGACGTCGCCGAGGCGACGCTCGCGGCCCGGGAGGTGCTGGCCGACGCCGCGGCCGACCACACCGACACCGTGATGCCGGGCTTCACCCACCTCCAGCCCGCCCAGCCGACGACGCTGGGGCACTACCTGTCCTCCTACGAGTCGGCGCTGGCACGCGACACCGACCGGTTGCTCGACGCCTACGAGCGGGTGAACCGCTCGCCGCTGGGCGCGGCGGCCTTCGCGGGCACGCCGTTCGACGTCGACCGCGAGCGGACGGCCGAACTGCTCGGCTTCGACGGCCTCGTCGTGAACTCGATGGACGCCGCCTCGGCGCGGGACTTCCTCGTCGAGACGACCGCGGCCGCTGCGACGCTCGCGACGACGCTGTCGGGGCTGGCCGAGGACCTCGTCGTCTACTCGACGCAGGGCTACGTCGAGTTGGCCGACGAGTACGCCTCGACGTCCTCCATCATGCCGCAGAAGAAGAACCCCGACACGATGGAACTGGTCCGCGGGACGGCCGGCGACGCCGCGGCCGGCCTGAACGGCCTGCTGTCGACGCTGAAGGGGCTTCCCCGGGCGTACAACCGCGATCTGCAGCGGGCCCACCCCCACGCCTTCGAGGCGGTCGAGGCGGTCGAGGCGGCCACGGAGGTCGCCGCCGGCGCGGTCGCCACCGCCGACTGGCGGACCG
This genomic interval carries:
- the argH gene encoding argininosuccinate lyase, which encodes MTDEEDSEDGSEAQRASKRSSGERSDPRDVVRRERFSGGPARDFLSSLAADERIFAADLAVDRAHVVMLAEQDIVDEADAAAILEALADVEAAGHGELPDGEDVHAAIETAVIDRVGARGGRMHTARSRNDEVATCIRYRLREDVLDVAEATLAAREVLADAAADHTDTVMPGFTHLQPAQPTTLGHYLSSYESALARDTDRLLDAYERVNRSPLGAAAFAGTPFDVDRERTAELLGFDGLVVNSMDAASARDFLVETTAAAATLATTLSGLAEDLVVYSTQGYVELADEYASTSSIMPQKKNPDTMELVRGTAGDAAAGLNGLLSTLKGLPRAYNRDLQRAHPHAFEAVEAVEAATEVAAGAVATADWRTEALSAAAGEGFSTATGVADLLAMAGVPFRTAHEVVARAAEEGSDYAACEAAAEAVLSESLDAYVDREAVEAALDPETSVASRDSVGGPAPAAVENALAEARDDIDADAAAVESRRADLAAAENGLEAEVATYV